A stretch of DNA from Halobacillus litoralis:
GAAATGGGATAGCCATTGGTTCGGTTGTTTTTCTTGGTGGGGGATGGTGGCCACTTCAACCGCTTGATCAATATGAAGTTCCCGTTTCTGTCCCTTTTCATCCACCCGGTTAAAGTCATAAACACGGTAAGTCGTATCGGAGCTTTGTTGTGTTTCCAACACAAGTGTTCCTTTCCCTATGGCATGCAGCGTTCCACTAGGTACGTAGAAAAAATCTCCAGGTTCTATAGGGATCCTCTTTAACAACTCTCCCCATTGGTCTGATCGGACCTGCTCGATGAACTGGTCTTTGTTCAACGCCGTGTGTCCGAAGATCAATTCAGCTCCTTCGTCACAATCAAGAATATACCAGCATTCTGTTTTTCCGGGCTCGCCACTGTGTATGAGGTTGTAATCATCATCAGGATGAACCTGAACAGAGAGATCCATGTTTGCATCAATGATTTTCGTGAGTAGGGGAAAATCCGATTGTTCTGGATTTCCGAACAATTCCGGATGGTCCTTCCATAAAACATCAAGAGTCTTTCCGGAATGTGCTCCATTCTCGACCACGGAAGGTCCGTTAGGGTGGGCAGAAATGGCCCAGCACTCTCCCGTTTTATTACTAGGAATAGAATAGTGAAATTGATCTTTCAAAGCTTGTCCGCCCCAAATTCTTTCTTTGAAGGTTGGTTTTAAGAATATAGGTTCCATTTATTCATTCCTCCCGGCTATTTTTTAAGAAGCAATAGTCTCCCTAATTGTTCTGCTGTTTGTTTAAGGTTTGAGTAAGTGGTTTGTGATGCCATCGCCTCATTGAGAGAAATAGGTCCTCTTACAATTGTGAAATAAGCATCAACTCCCTTGTTATGCACCTGGTCTTCCGCATCCGAAATATCTCCAGCTAACACAATTACGGAGGTGTTGCTGGTTTGAGCGAGCTTAGCAATCCCTGAAGGGGCTTTCCCCATTGAACTTTGAAAATCAAATTTTCCTTCGCCTGTGAAAACGATATCTGTATGACTTAACTTTTCTTTTAGGTTTAGTTCAGAAAGGATAAAGTCTACGCCTGCAAGCATGGGAGAGTGGAGAAAGCCTGAAAGGGCGGCTCCCAGTCCGCCTGCTGCTCCACTTCCAGGAATGATTTGCAGATCGATTCCAAGCTGATCCATGACGATAGTTGAGAAATGAGCCAGTCCTTGATCAAGGATGGTTACTTCGTCTATGTCTGCTCCTTTTTGTGGGGAAAAAACAAAGGCAGCACCATTCGGACCGTGCAAAGGGTTGTTTACATCGCATATCGTATGAAAATTTGTATGTTGTAGTAAGGGATGAGCTTGGCTGGTGTCAATTGCTGCAATTTCCTGCAAAGCTCTTCCTCCATGCCTGACCGGACAGCCTGATTTGTCGAGAAATTGAAAGCCAAGGGCCTGCAGCATACCGACACCCGCATCGGTTGTTGAACTGCCTCCAAGACCTATGATGATATCTGAGCATCCTTTTTTGATGGCGTTTGCAATCAACTCACCGACGCCGTAGGTTGTAGCTTTGAGTGGATGTAAATCACTTGGGCTCACTAGTGGGAGTCCGCAGGCTTCTGCAACTTCAATGACGGCGGTAGAGTCATTTTTGATCAGTCCATAGGAAGCATTCACAGGCTCCCCCAAGGGACCTGTGACCTGCTGATGGACCATTGTTCCACCAAGTGCGGATACCAGTGCGTCCACTGTGCCTTCCCCTCCGTCGGCAATGGGGACAGTATCAATCACAAGCTCTTTTGAAGCGAGAGTTAGACCATCAGCGATCGCTTGATTGGCTTCTTTTGATGACAAACTTCCTTTTAGTGAATCCATGGCTACAAGAATGTTCATAACTTTTTCCTCCATTTAAGTTGATAATGTTCCAAAGGAATCTGCTATAATGAATCCATTGTTATTAACGGGGTGAGACAACATGCGATTTGAAGAACGTGTTCATAAATTTGAATACAAATTGAACGATACGGATGACCAAATCATTGATTACATCAGGGAACATCACGAGGAAGTAATGCATCAATCCATCCAAAGTATTGCCTCCTATTCCTTCACGGTGCCGAATACGATTACAAGGCTTTCCAAGAAACTTGGCTATGACGGTTTCTCTCATATGAAAAATAGTCTGAAGGTTGAGTTGGAATCCCCCTACGAAGTGCCAGATGGTGATTCGTATGCTTTAATACAGAAGACCTTTGAAATTCTTGATAAGGACCGGATGCTGGATGCCGTACGTCTATTAGTTGAATCTAAACAGGTGTTACTTTTCGGAGTCGGCGATTCTTCGGATTTATGTGAAATGATGGCAAGAAATCTTAGGGTGATAGGAAAATCATCCAGTCACCATATTCATAGACATGAACTTCTTCACAGTCTGGCTCAATCCAATCATCAAAATGTCCTTTTTCTGATCAGCCTCTCAGGGGAAACACCGCTTGTATTAGAGGCAGCACAAAAAGCAAAGGAACAGGGAATTCCTATTATTTCCTTGACGCATTTTACGAAGAATCAACTACAGTCCATGGCGACAATCAACTTGTACTGCTATGCACCGAAGAAAACGAAAAACGGATATAACATTACAGCTCGAACTCCGGTTTTAGTTGTTTTGGAGACATTATCGCAGTATTTTTGGAATCATTATTAAAATTGTTAGCGCATACACAAGAAAACATTTTTTCAATTGAATCGTGTGTAAAAATAAGAAGAATCGATCTTCTTATTTTTTTTTTGGTAGGATGATGGCAAGTGATGAAAACACTTACAACAACGGAGGTGTAATCTATTGGAACTGAGTAAATTAACGTCACCTAATCTGCTGAGGACAAAATTAAAACTTCAATCAAAGAAAGAAGCGATTGACTACTTAGTGAAGCAGCTAGATGACGAGGGGAAATTGAAATCTAAAGAGGGATTTTTGAAAGCGGTTTATGACCGGGAAGAATTGTCACCTACTGGATTCGAAGGTGGATTGGCCATTCCACATGGGAAATCGCCTTCTGTAAAAGAAGCTGCCTTTGCCGTAGCAACGATTGAGAATCCAATAACGGATTGGGAAAGCCTTGATCCAACTAATCAAGTGGAGTTAGTCATTCTTCTGGCAATTCCTGATGAAGAGGCAGGATCCACCCATTTATCACTATTATCTGAATTTATGACACGACTTTCAGACCCTTCTTATAAAGAGGGACTGTTAAAAGCAGAATCAAGTGAAGAACTATTTAAACAATTGGATAATTTTGAACAAGAAGAAGAGCAGGAAGAAGAGAAGACGAAGACTGAAGAAAGTCGAACCATCCTCGCTGTGACAGCCTGTCCTGCAGGTATTGCCCATACTTATATGGCTGCAGAAGCCTTGACAAAAGCAGGGAAAGAGCTTGGCGTTCACGTCTACGTCGAGAAGCAGGGGGCAAACGGCATTGAAGACCGCCATTCCTCTGAAAAATTGAAGAAAGCCGATGCGGTCATCTTTGCAAATGATGTTGCAGTGAAAGATGAAGAGCGTTTCTCTCACTTGCCTAAAGTGAAAGCTGCTGTAGCTGCGCCGTTGCGCGATGCCAAAGGTTTGTTAACAAAAGCAATTGAGAAAGCAGAGAAATATCCTAAAGGAGAATATAAAGAGGAGATAGATACTGGATCAGATGCCGAAGAATCGGATCATAAGAAATTCAAGACCGAAATCAAGGATTCTATCCTAACTGGTATTTCTTACATTATTCCGATCATTGTTGCAGGGGGGATGACTCTTGCTGCAGCGGTTTTAATTTCTCAAGCATTTAATCTGCAGGGTGTATATGAAACAGAAGGTTCATGGCTCTGGCTGCTAAGGCAGCTGGGTGGAGGATTGCTTAGTCAGTTGATGGTACCGATATTGGCAGCGTACATGGCTTACTCTATTGCGGATAAGCCGGCTCTTGGACCTGGTTTTGCTGCAGGAGTTGCGGCGAATTTAATTGGATCCGGATTCCTTGGTGGAATGCTCGGCGGGTTCTTGGCTGGTTTCTTCCTTAAATTTTTGAAGAAAAACATCCAGCCTAAAGGTACATTTGCTGGCTTCATCAGTTTCTGGGTTTACCCGGTACTCGGTACTTTAGCGGTTGGCTCCATTATGTTGTTTGTTATTGGAGAGCCGCTGGCATGGCTGAACAATGGACTGATAGACTGGCTCGGTAGTTTGTCAGGTGCCAACGCCTTAATTTTAGGAGCTATTTTAGGGGGAATGGCATCGTTTGATTTAGGTGGTCCCGTGAATAAAGCGGCTTACACCTTCTGTATCGGAGCGATGGCAAGTGGAAACTTCATTCCTTACGCTGCTTTTGCCTCTGTGAAAATGGTTTCTGCTTTTGCTGTAACAGGAGCAACGATTATAGGAAAACAGTACTTTTCACTTCAAGAACAAGAGATTGGGAAGCAGACGTGGTTATTGGGGCTCGCCGGAATCACCGAAGGTGCTATTCCATTTATGATTAATGATCCTTTGCGGGTTATTCCTTCCTTAGTTGCGGGTTCTGCTGTAACAGGAGCGATTGTAGCGTACTTTGACCTTGGACTGAATGTACCTGGAGCTGGAATCTTCTCTCTTGCTCTGTTACAAGGAAAACCAATTTTACTAGGCGCCAGCATCTGGTTGGGAGCAGCTATATTTGGAGCGCTCATTTCAATGATTCTGCTGATCATAACCAGAAAAAGCAAACTTGCAAAAGAAGAACGTCTTGCTGCATAAAAGCACACGTAAATCGTTACTGAACGTATCTTAGGAGGATGGTTATAAATGAAAAAAGCACATATCGTACCCCATATGCATTGGGATAGAGAATGGTATTTTTCTACGGAAGAATCTCGTATTCTATTAGTTAATAATATGGAAGAAATTATGGAGAAGCTGGAGAATGATCCGGAGTATCCCTATTACGTATTGGATGGACAAACATCGATATTAGAAGACTATTTCGCAGTGAAACCAGATAGTAAAGAGCGTGTGAAAAAGCTGGTACAGGAAGGGAAGTTAATTATCGGCCCCTGGTACACACAAACAGATGAGATGGTTGTCGGAGGAGAATCAATTGTTCGAAACCTTCTTTACGGCCACATCGACTCTAAGGAATTCGGTGCTCCCATGAAAATCGGTTACTTGCCCGATTCTTTTGGACAATCCTCACAAATGCCGCAAATCTTTAATGGATTTGACATCAAGTACTCCATTTTCTGGAGAGGTGCCTCTGAGCGACATGGTACGGATAAGACGGAATTTCATTGGGAAAGCGATGATGGTTCCCGTGTCCTAGTCCAGCTGTTCCCTTTAGGCTACGCGATTGGCAAGTACCTGCCGGAGGATGAAGAAGCTCTCCAAAAAAGAATGGATAAATACTTTAGTGTATTGGACAGAGGTGCAACAACGGATCATATCATTCTTCCGAACGGTCATGATCAAATGCCTATCCAAAAAAATATCCATTTAATCATTGAAAAGCTTCAACGTCTATATCCTGATCGGGAGTTCTTTTTGAGCCGTTTTGAAAATGTGTTTGAAGAACTTGAAAAAAATGATGATCTTTCTGTCCTGTCAGGGGAGTTTCTTGATGGAAAATATATGAGGGTTCACCGAAGCATCTACTCTACCCGAAATGATATTAAGACAGCCAATACAAGAGTGGAGAACAAGCTGACTCATGAACTTGAGCCACTAGCTTCTCTAGCCTATTCCCTAGGTTTTGAGTATCATCATGGTCTCATTGAATTGATTTGGAAGGAAATAATGAAAAACCATGCCCATGACAGTATAGGGTGTTGTTGTTCAGATAAAGTTCATAAGGAAATTACCAATCGTCTTTTCATGGCTGAAGAGAAAACAGATCAGCTCATTGAGTTTTACAAGCGTAAAATTACCGATGCCATCCCAAATGAATCCGGTCACGATGTCATTACAGCATTCAACCTTCTCCCTTATGAACGGGAGGAAGTGGTGACAACTGAAGTCGTGACGAAGCTCAACGCTTTCACTCTGAAAGATTCGGAGGGGCATGTCATTCCTTTTGAAGTGCTTGAGAAAGAGGAACTTGATCCTGGGTTGATCGATAGACAGATTGTCCACTATGGAAATTATGATCCTTTCTATCAACTTAAAATACAATGGAGAGATACGCTTCCTTCAATGGGATATAAAACGTATTGGGTAGTACCTGAGGAAGGTCATTTGGAAGCACATCCTATGCAGGAGTCTCATGAACATTTAGTAGAGACAGATCGATATCGTATAAAAGTTAATCCAAATGGATCTTTAAAAATATTCGACAAACAAAGCGCAACTGAAATGGATCATGTCCTGCTTTTAGAGGATGGTGGAGACGATGGGGATGAGTATGACTATTCCCCACTTGAGAACGAAGAATTAATCTACAGTGATCAAACGGCAGCAGAAATAAGCGTTCATCAGAACGAACTGTTCGTAGATATGAATATTTTAGTAGATTTGAAGGTTCCACAGAACTTAGAAAGTCGAAAGCAAAACAAAAAGGATAGCCATGTTTCTGTCCGCTGGTCTATCCGAGTGCCAAAACATAAATCGGTCATTGAAATTAAGGCTGAGATTGACAATCAGGCAGAAGATCACCGGCTGCGTGCTTTCATACCTACAGAAATCGCATCTTCCCTGTCCTGGTCAGACAACCAATTCGGTTTAATCAAAAGAGGAGTTGTAGACAGTGCAATGGAGTATTGGGAACAGGAAGACTGGGATGAGAGACCTGATTCCATCTATCCGATGCTATCTTTTGTTGGGTTGTCTGATGATCAAAGAGGAGTGACATTGTTAACGAACAGTACACGTGAATATGAGATTGTCGGAGACTCATTTGATACAATTGCAGTCACCTTGTTCCGGAGTGTTGGGGTACTAGGAAAGGAAGAATTGCTGAGGAGACTAGGGCGCCCATCAGGAATCAAGCTCCCGACACCAGATTCTCAAATGATTGGGAAGCTGGAGCTTGATTTTGCTTTGGTTATGCACGAAGGAACGGTAGCAGAAGCGAATGCAGGTCGTATTGCCAAGGAATATACGAC
This window harbors:
- the manA gene encoding mannose-6-phosphate isomerase, class I, coding for MEPIFLKPTFKERIWGGQALKDQFHYSIPSNKTGECWAISAHPNGPSVVENGAHSGKTLDVLWKDHPELFGNPEQSDFPLLTKIIDANMDLSVQVHPDDDYNLIHSGEPGKTECWYILDCDEGAELIFGHTALNKDQFIEQVRSDQWGELLKRIPIEPGDFFYVPSGTLHAIGKGTLVLETQQSSDTTYRVYDFNRVDEKGQKRELHIDQAVEVATIPHQEKQPNQWLSHFGPSRITRLVQSPFFNVYKWEIRGSYKGNVLDQYLLVSIIEGEGSIVYNDHCYAIQKGTHFLLPAGLGEYQLIGNLDAIVSHN
- a CDS encoding glycerate kinase family protein, which translates into the protein MNILVAMDSLKGSLSSKEANQAIADGLTLASKELVIDTVPIADGGEGTVDALVSALGGTMVHQQVTGPLGEPVNASYGLIKNDSTAVIEVAEACGLPLVSPSDLHPLKATTYGVGELIANAIKKGCSDIIIGLGGSSTTDAGVGMLQALGFQFLDKSGCPVRHGGRALQEIAAIDTSQAHPLLQHTNFHTICDVNNPLHGPNGAAFVFSPQKGADIDEVTILDQGLAHFSTIVMDQLGIDLQIIPGSGAAGGLGAALSGFLHSPMLAGVDFILSELNLKEKLSHTDIVFTGEGKFDFQSSMGKAPSGIAKLAQTSNTSVIVLAGDISDAEDQVHNKGVDAYFTIVRGPISLNEAMASQTTYSNLKQTAEQLGRLLLLKK
- a CDS encoding MurR/RpiR family transcriptional regulator yields the protein MRFEERVHKFEYKLNDTDDQIIDYIREHHEEVMHQSIQSIASYSFTVPNTITRLSKKLGYDGFSHMKNSLKVELESPYEVPDGDSYALIQKTFEILDKDRMLDAVRLLVESKQVLLFGVGDSSDLCEMMARNLRVIGKSSSHHIHRHELLHSLAQSNHQNVLFLISLSGETPLVLEAAQKAKEQGIPIISLTHFTKNQLQSMATINLYCYAPKKTKNGYNITARTPVLVVLETLSQYFWNHY
- the mngA gene encoding PTS 2-O-a-mannosyl-D-glycerate transporter subunit IIABC; translation: MELSKLTSPNLLRTKLKLQSKKEAIDYLVKQLDDEGKLKSKEGFLKAVYDREELSPTGFEGGLAIPHGKSPSVKEAAFAVATIENPITDWESLDPTNQVELVILLAIPDEEAGSTHLSLLSEFMTRLSDPSYKEGLLKAESSEELFKQLDNFEQEEEQEEEKTKTEESRTILAVTACPAGIAHTYMAAEALTKAGKELGVHVYVEKQGANGIEDRHSSEKLKKADAVIFANDVAVKDEERFSHLPKVKAAVAAPLRDAKGLLTKAIEKAEKYPKGEYKEEIDTGSDAEESDHKKFKTEIKDSILTGISYIIPIIVAGGMTLAAAVLISQAFNLQGVYETEGSWLWLLRQLGGGLLSQLMVPILAAYMAYSIADKPALGPGFAAGVAANLIGSGFLGGMLGGFLAGFFLKFLKKNIQPKGTFAGFISFWVYPVLGTLAVGSIMLFVIGEPLAWLNNGLIDWLGSLSGANALILGAILGGMASFDLGGPVNKAAYTFCIGAMASGNFIPYAAFASVKMVSAFAVTGATIIGKQYFSLQEQEIGKQTWLLGLAGITEGAIPFMINDPLRVIPSLVAGSAVTGAIVAYFDLGLNVPGAGIFSLALLQGKPILLGASIWLGAAIFGALISMILLIITRKSKLAKEERLAA
- the mngB gene encoding mannosylglycerate hydrolase, with product MKKAHIVPHMHWDREWYFSTEESRILLVNNMEEIMEKLENDPEYPYYVLDGQTSILEDYFAVKPDSKERVKKLVQEGKLIIGPWYTQTDEMVVGGESIVRNLLYGHIDSKEFGAPMKIGYLPDSFGQSSQMPQIFNGFDIKYSIFWRGASERHGTDKTEFHWESDDGSRVLVQLFPLGYAIGKYLPEDEEALQKRMDKYFSVLDRGATTDHIILPNGHDQMPIQKNIHLIIEKLQRLYPDREFFLSRFENVFEELEKNDDLSVLSGEFLDGKYMRVHRSIYSTRNDIKTANTRVENKLTHELEPLASLAYSLGFEYHHGLIELIWKEIMKNHAHDSIGCCCSDKVHKEITNRLFMAEEKTDQLIEFYKRKITDAIPNESGHDVITAFNLLPYEREEVVTTEVVTKLNAFTLKDSEGHVIPFEVLEKEELDPGLIDRQIVHYGNYDPFYQLKIQWRDTLPSMGYKTYWVVPEEGHLEAHPMQESHEHLVETDRYRIKVNPNGSLKIFDKQSATEMDHVLLLEDGGDDGDEYDYSPLENEELIYSDQTAAEISVHQNELFVDMNILVDLKVPQNLESRKQNKKDSHVSVRWSIRVPKHKSVIEIKAEIDNQAEDHRLRAFIPTEIASSLSWSDNQFGLIKRGVVDSAMEYWEQEDWDERPDSIYPMLSFVGLSDDQRGVTLLTNSTREYEIVGDSFDTIAVTLFRSVGVLGKEELLRRLGRPSGIKLPTPDSQMIGKLELDFALVMHEGTVAEANAGRIAKEYTTPIHTYNKIPYNAMKLNESNVITPVSYSLLRENTDTSVLSTLKKAEGEDRLLLRFYNPTEQVTQHAFELSKFANQIDEAKLNEEPMENVSHQDGNLLVSLKPNEVTSILF